The proteins below are encoded in one region of Streptomyces ficellus:
- a CDS encoding methyltransferase domain-containing protein yields MADAVYTHGHHESVLRSHRWRTAANSAAYLVGALRPGMDVLDVGCGPGTITADLAGLVAPGGRVTAVDAEAGVLEQARATARERGVENVRFAVADVHALDFPDDSFDVVHAHQVLQHVGDPVAALREMRRVCRPGGVVAARDGDYAAFTWYPEVPALDAWLDLYRRVARANGGEPDAGRRLLSWARRAGFTDVTATAGTWLFATPEERAWWSGLWADRTTASGYAALAVDGGHATRRELASIAEGWREWGRRDDGWFLVPHGEVLCRV; encoded by the coding sequence ATGGCCGACGCTGTCTACACGCACGGACACCACGAGTCGGTGCTGCGCTCGCACCGCTGGCGCACGGCCGCAAATTCCGCGGCCTACCTGGTGGGCGCCCTGCGGCCGGGCATGGACGTGCTGGACGTGGGGTGCGGGCCCGGCACGATCACGGCCGACCTGGCCGGGCTGGTCGCCCCGGGCGGCCGGGTGACGGCGGTCGACGCGGAGGCCGGCGTACTGGAACAGGCCCGCGCCACGGCACGCGAACGGGGCGTGGAGAACGTCCGGTTCGCGGTCGCCGACGTCCACGCCCTGGACTTCCCCGACGACTCCTTCGACGTCGTCCACGCCCACCAGGTGCTCCAGCACGTGGGCGACCCGGTGGCGGCGCTGCGCGAGATGCGGCGCGTGTGCCGCCCCGGCGGGGTCGTCGCCGCACGGGACGGCGACTACGCGGCGTTCACCTGGTACCCGGAGGTCCCGGCGCTGGACGCGTGGCTGGACCTGTACCGGCGGGTGGCGCGCGCCAACGGGGGCGAGCCGGACGCGGGCCGCCGCCTGCTGTCCTGGGCGCGGCGGGCGGGCTTCACGGACGTCACGGCCACCGCCGGCACCTGGTTGTTCGCCACCCCTGAGGAGCGCGCCTGGTGGAGCGGGCTGTGGGCGGACCGGACGACGGCTTCGGGGTACGCGGCGCTCGCCGTCGACGGCGGACACGCCACCAGGCGGGAGCTGGCGTCGATCGCCGAGGGCTGGCGGGAGTGGGGGCGGCGGGACGACGGCTGGTTCCTGGTGCCGCACGGGGAGGTGCTGTGCCGGGTGTGA
- a CDS encoding DUF5107 domain-containing protein, with product MTTNAGPTVRRTVLTLPAAPLGPENPLPALRPLDPPRTVDDDTRRAMPRDMARRIGYEPLRTPLPTRVLDGYGRERRATGFDAIVIENDRLRATVLPGLGGRVHSLHHKPAGRELLHRNPVFQPAAFALNGAWFSGGIEWNIGATGHTALTCAPLHAAVVPAPDGGAMVRLWEWERLRDLPFQVDLWLPDGSDFLYAAVRIRNPHERPAPVYWWTNMAVPEDRRILVPADEAWHHGYTHALRRVTVPRQDGEDRTYPQNSAHSGDWFYEVPDGSRRWIAALDADGEGFVQTSTDPLRGRKLFVWGHGRGGRHWQEWLGGPAGGPGYAEIQAGLARTQLEHLRLEAGEELSWLEAYGALSADPRAVHGADWGAALAETGARLEERLPRADVDAAYRAWRSHAADTEPGPLLATGSGWGALEVLRGRFTLPGTPFPESTLGAPQEPWRDLLRTGVLPAPAPGEPPGPSLVAPHWRDMLETAPADPYTEYHLGVAQWHAGDRAQAVRSWERGLASAAARWPLLRCLAVADREGGHTERAADRYAEAFDDLCASSGTDGTPTLVALAREALDALLAAGRPGAAREVWTRLPDAVRERGAYRLLEARLLVAEGDLPGARAVFDAGFEVPDLREGARTLGELWAAVSDEPLPHRYDFRMRPA from the coding sequence ATGACGACGAACGCCGGGCCGACCGTACGACGCACCGTACTGACCCTGCCGGCCGCCCCGTTGGGCCCGGAGAACCCGCTGCCCGCCCTCCGTCCCCTCGACCCGCCCCGCACCGTCGACGACGACACACGGCGGGCCATGCCGCGCGACATGGCCCGCCGGATCGGCTACGAGCCCCTGCGCACCCCGTTGCCCACCCGCGTCCTCGACGGATACGGGCGCGAACGCCGCGCCACCGGGTTCGACGCGATCGTCATCGAGAACGACCGGCTGCGCGCCACCGTCCTGCCCGGCCTCGGCGGCCGTGTCCACTCGCTGCACCACAAGCCGGCCGGGCGTGAACTGCTCCACCGCAACCCGGTGTTCCAGCCGGCCGCCTTCGCCCTCAACGGCGCCTGGTTCTCCGGCGGCATCGAGTGGAACATCGGCGCCACCGGCCACACCGCCCTCACCTGCGCCCCGCTGCACGCCGCCGTCGTCCCGGCGCCCGACGGCGGCGCCATGGTCCGGCTGTGGGAGTGGGAGCGCCTGCGCGACCTGCCCTTCCAGGTCGACCTGTGGCTGCCGGACGGCTCGGACTTCCTCTACGCGGCCGTACGGATCCGCAACCCGCACGAGCGGCCCGCCCCCGTCTACTGGTGGACCAACATGGCCGTCCCCGAGGACCGGCGGATCCTGGTCCCGGCCGACGAGGCCTGGCACCACGGGTACACGCACGCCCTGCGCCGCGTCACGGTCCCGCGCCAGGACGGCGAGGACCGGACGTACCCGCAAAACAGCGCCCACTCGGGCGACTGGTTCTACGAGGTCCCCGACGGGTCCCGCAGGTGGATCGCCGCCCTCGACGCGGACGGCGAGGGGTTCGTCCAGACGTCCACCGACCCGCTGCGCGGCCGGAAGCTCTTCGTGTGGGGGCACGGCCGGGGCGGACGGCACTGGCAGGAGTGGCTCGGCGGACCGGCCGGCGGACCCGGCTACGCCGAGATCCAGGCCGGGCTCGCCCGCACCCAGCTGGAGCACCTCAGGCTGGAGGCGGGGGAGGAGCTGAGCTGGCTGGAGGCGTACGGGGCGCTGAGCGCCGACCCGCGCGCCGTGCACGGCGCGGACTGGGGCGCGGCGCTCGCCGAGACCGGGGCGCGACTGGAGGAGCGGCTGCCGCGCGCGGACGTGGACGCCGCCTACCGGGCGTGGCGTTCGCACGCCGCCGACACCGAGCCCGGCCCGCTCCTGGCCACCGGCTCCGGATGGGGCGCGCTCGAGGTGCTGCGCGGCCGGTTCACGCTGCCCGGCACGCCGTTCCCCGAGTCGACGCTCGGCGCACCGCAGGAACCGTGGCGGGACCTGCTGCGCACGGGCGTGCTGCCCGCCCCGGCCCCCGGTGAGCCGCCGGGGCCGTCGCTGGTCGCGCCGCACTGGCGGGACATGCTGGAGACGGCACCCGCCGACCCGTACACCGAGTACCACCTGGGTGTCGCCCAGTGGCACGCGGGCGACCGCGCGCAGGCGGTGCGCAGCTGGGAACGCGGCCTGGCGTCCGCCGCCGCCCGCTGGCCCCTGCTGCGCTGCCTGGCCGTCGCCGACCGCGAGGGCGGTCACACCGAGCGGGCGGCCGACCGGTACGCGGAGGCGTTCGACGACCTGTGCGCCTCTTCCGGTACGGACGGCACGCCGACGCTGGTGGCGCTCGCCCGTGAGGCGCTGGACGCGCTGCTCGCCGCCGGCCGGCCGGGCGCCGCCCGCGAGGTGTGGACGCGCCTGCCGGACGCGGTCCGCGAGCGGGGCGCGTACCGGCTGCTCGAAGCCCGGCTGCTCGTCGCGGAGGGCGACCTGCCGGGAGCCCGCGCCGTGTTCGACGCGGGCTTCGAGGTGCCCGACCTCCGCGAGGGCGCCCGGACGCTGGGCGAACTCTGGGCGGCCGTCTCGGACGAACCGCTGCCCCACCGCTACGACTTCCGCATGCGCCCGGCCTGA
- a CDS encoding gas vesicle structural protein GvpA, whose amino-acid sequence MTVVPQGGGGPVARGGGGGGSSSSLYDVLELILDRGLVIDVFVRVSLVGIEILKVDARIVVASVDTYLRFAEACNRLDLESGRKAPTQLPELVGEMTEGGARGKSKGALTGAVEAFSDSFRKGRGDEDEDEPEEEPEPVRERERSRPRRPSRRREEREE is encoded by the coding sequence ATGACGGTGGTGCCGCAAGGAGGCGGGGGGCCCGTCGCACGAGGCGGAGGAGGCGGCGGGTCCTCGTCATCGCTGTACGACGTCCTGGAACTGATCCTCGACCGCGGGCTGGTCATCGACGTCTTCGTCCGGGTGTCCCTGGTGGGCATCGAGATCCTCAAGGTCGACGCCCGCATCGTGGTGGCCAGTGTGGACACCTACCTGCGCTTCGCCGAGGCGTGCAACCGCCTCGACCTCGAAAGCGGGCGCAAGGCTCCCACCCAGCTCCCCGAACTCGTCGGTGAGATGACCGAGGGCGGGGCGCGGGGCAAGAGCAAGGGGGCGCTCACCGGAGCCGTGGAGGCCTTCTCCGACTCGTTCCGCAAGGGACGCGGCGACGAGGACGAGGACGAACCGGAGGAAGAACCGGAACCGGTCCGGGAGCGGGAGAGGTCACGCCCGCGCCGTCCCTCCCGTCGCAGGGAAGAGCGGGAAGAGTGA
- a CDS encoding VOC family protein: MEILGTTLRVCVDDLETSVVFYERLTGSPALRFERGGVSVAAIGCFLLMSGPESELEILRKVAATIAVEDVDAAHTTLTEAGAKVLAGPVPTPAGRNLIAVHPDGSVFEYVDQRR, encoded by the coding sequence ATGGAGATCCTCGGCACCACGCTGCGCGTCTGCGTCGACGACCTGGAGACCTCGGTGGTCTTCTACGAACGGCTCACCGGCAGCCCCGCGCTCCGCTTCGAGCGCGGCGGCGTGTCGGTGGCGGCCATCGGCTGCTTCCTGCTGATGAGCGGTCCGGAGTCGGAGCTGGAGATCCTGCGCAAGGTGGCGGCGACGATCGCGGTCGAGGACGTGGACGCCGCCCACACGACCCTCACCGAGGCGGGCGCGAAGGTGCTGGCGGGCCCGGTGCCCACGCCCGCGGGCCGCAATCTGATCGCGGTCCACCCGGACGGCTCGGTCTTCGAGTACGTCGACCAGCGCCGCTGA
- a CDS encoding CsbD family protein, protein MATSKKAKNAARTAKGKAKEATGRAVGNESLEAKGRAEQVKGDAQQAVEKGKDALKH, encoded by the coding sequence ATGGCCACGAGCAAGAAGGCCAAGAACGCGGCACGCACCGCCAAGGGCAAGGCGAAGGAAGCCACCGGCCGGGCGGTCGGTAACGAGAGCCTGGAGGCGAAGGGCCGGGCCGAACAGGTCAAGGGCGACGCCCAGCAGGCGGTGGAGAAGGGCAAGGACGCGCTCAAGCACTGA
- a CDS encoding gas vesicle protein, which translates to MPSERQDDGPRRRARDDAERRPRRLSAPKAMRSAAEQLQELLGRPPESISALRPTDDGWEAEVEVLELERIPETTSVLASYRVTLDAEGELMAYERIRRYTRGQIDKRA; encoded by the coding sequence ATGCCTTCGGAGCGGCAGGACGACGGGCCACGGCGCAGAGCCCGCGACGACGCGGAGCGCCGCCCCCGCCGGTTGTCGGCCCCGAAGGCCATGCGCTCCGCCGCCGAGCAATTGCAGGAGCTGCTCGGCAGGCCACCGGAGTCGATTTCCGCGCTCCGGCCCACCGATGACGGGTGGGAGGCCGAGGTGGAGGTGCTCGAGCTCGAGCGCATCCCGGAGACGACCAGCGTGCTGGCCAGCTACCGGGTGACGCTCGATGCGGAAGGCGAACTCATGGCGTACGAACGGATCCGGCGCTACACGCGCGGGCAGATCGACAAGCGCGCCTGA
- the gvpJ gene encoding gas vesicle protein: MTEPVSDNLGSFPSRAAPSYGQGSSANLADILERVLDKGIVIAGDIQINLLDIELLTIKLRLLVASVDKAKEMGIDWWEHDPSLSSRADDRPSLAEENRRLREEIEALRDARALDRGTSARDDDTARTEERRRAPRTPSSRPRPARRRRPEDDR, encoded by the coding sequence GTGACAGAACCCGTCTCCGACAACCTCGGCTCCTTCCCGTCCCGCGCGGCCCCCTCCTACGGGCAGGGTTCGTCGGCGAACCTCGCCGACATCCTGGAGCGCGTGCTCGACAAGGGCATCGTGATCGCGGGAGACATCCAGATCAACCTCCTCGACATCGAACTCCTCACCATCAAGCTGCGGTTGCTGGTGGCGTCGGTGGACAAGGCGAAGGAGATGGGCATCGACTGGTGGGAGCACGACCCGTCGCTGTCGTCACGGGCCGACGACCGACCGAGCCTCGCCGAGGAGAACCGGCGTCTGCGGGAGGAGATCGAGGCCCTGCGTGACGCACGGGCGCTCGACCGGGGCACGTCCGCCCGCGACGACGACACGGCCCGCACCGAGGAGCGGAGGCGTGCGCCGCGCACGCCGTCGTCCCGGCCACGCCCCGCGCGCCGCCGGCGCCCGGAGGACGACCGATGA
- a CDS encoding NAD(P)/FAD-dependent oxidoreductase, which produces MIVGAGFAGYQTARHLSRSLRGRAEIVLLNPTDYFLYLPLLPQVTAGVLEARRITVSLPGTLRHVRLVLGQADHVDLDGRAVHYTDPEGTEGTLTYDRLVLAVGSVSKLLPIPGVAENATGFRGLPEALYLRDHITRQIELASAAGNPAECTSRCTFVVVGAGYTGTELAAHGKMFTDSLVRHRPSWPRGVRPRWMLLDVADRVLPGLDEKLSRTADEVLRSRGVDVRTKTSVKESTADGVLLDDGEFVETRSLIWCVGVRPDPLVSELGLPVERGRLVVSPQLGVPGHPDVFACGDAAAVPDLTRPGEFTPMTAQHASRQGKVAARNVAASLGYGDAVPYRHHDMGFAVDLGGVKAAANPMGVKLSGPVAGAVTRGYHLAAMPGNRVRVAADWLLDAALPRQAVQLGLLRSWQVPLDTASPELARIPAGPGGGTGRTGAADGGESGPAHGKE; this is translated from the coding sequence GTGATCGTCGGCGCCGGCTTCGCCGGGTACCAGACCGCCCGCCACCTCTCCCGCAGCCTGCGCGGCCGCGCCGAGATCGTGCTGCTGAACCCCACCGACTACTTCCTCTACCTGCCGCTGCTGCCCCAGGTCACCGCCGGAGTGCTGGAGGCGCGCCGGATCACCGTCTCCCTGCCCGGCACCCTCCGCCACGTACGGCTGGTGCTCGGCCAGGCCGACCACGTCGACCTCGACGGGCGCGCCGTCCACTACACCGACCCCGAGGGCACCGAGGGCACCCTCACCTACGACCGGCTGGTCCTCGCCGTCGGCAGCGTCAGCAAGCTGCTGCCCATCCCCGGCGTCGCCGAGAACGCCACCGGCTTCCGCGGCCTGCCCGAGGCGCTCTACCTGCGCGACCACATCACCCGCCAGATCGAACTGGCGTCGGCGGCCGGAAACCCCGCCGAGTGCACCTCGCGCTGCACCTTCGTGGTCGTCGGCGCCGGCTACACCGGTACGGAACTGGCCGCGCACGGCAAGATGTTCACCGACTCCCTCGTCCGCCACCGGCCGTCCTGGCCCCGCGGCGTACGGCCCCGCTGGATGCTCCTCGACGTCGCCGACCGCGTCCTGCCGGGGCTCGACGAGAAGCTGTCCCGCACCGCCGACGAGGTGCTCCGCAGCCGGGGCGTGGACGTGCGCACCAAGACCTCCGTCAAGGAGTCCACGGCCGACGGAGTCCTCCTGGACGACGGCGAGTTCGTCGAGACCCGGTCGCTGATCTGGTGCGTAGGCGTGCGCCCCGACCCGCTCGTCTCCGAGCTGGGCCTGCCCGTCGAGCGCGGCCGCCTCGTCGTGTCCCCGCAGCTCGGCGTCCCCGGCCACCCCGACGTCTTCGCGTGCGGCGACGCCGCGGCCGTACCGGACCTGACCCGGCCCGGCGAGTTCACGCCCATGACGGCGCAGCACGCGTCCCGGCAGGGCAAGGTCGCCGCCCGCAACGTCGCCGCGTCCCTCGGGTACGGCGACGCCGTCCCGTACCGGCACCACGACATGGGTTTCGCCGTCGACCTCGGCGGGGTCAAGGCGGCCGCCAACCCGATGGGCGTGAAGCTGTCCGGGCCGGTCGCCGGAGCGGTGACCCGCGGCTACCACCTGGCCGCCATGCCCGGCAACCGGGTGCGGGTGGCCGCAGACTGGCTGCTGGACGCCGCCCTGCCCCGCCAGGCCGTCCAGCTTGGCCTGCTGCGCTCCTGGCAGGTCCCCCTGGACACCGCCTCGCCCGAACTGGCCCGCATCCCCGCCGGACCCGGCGGCGGGACCGGCCGCACCGGCGCGGCGGACGGCGGCGAATCCGGCCCGGCACACGGCAAGGAGTGA
- a CDS encoding GvpL/GvpF family gas vesicle protein gives MSGSVSYLYGVAETSPELRDAVLDLRGVGGAPVRVVADGDPPALAAVVSAVPADEFEEQPLAAHLEDLAWLEAVARAHHGVVDAVAAGTTVLPLRLATIYRDDERVLAMLRAGRAAFRSRLSRLAGHVEWGVKVYAEPSAAVGAATGGAAPGGAGEEPELSPGRAYLRGRRHERSARDAAHRAAADAVRRVHEAALAHAAEHVRHRVQQGPLARGSSENVSNDAYLVPSGRSDAFLAAVREAATGGEGGGGAPVRAEITGPWAPYSFAMGAPESDGGPAGGGVGREEAASG, from the coding sequence ATGAGCGGGAGCGTCAGCTACCTGTACGGCGTCGCGGAGACGTCACCCGAGCTGCGGGACGCGGTGCTCGACCTCCGGGGGGTCGGCGGCGCGCCGGTGCGTGTCGTGGCGGACGGGGACCCGCCCGCGCTGGCGGCCGTGGTGAGCGCCGTACCGGCCGACGAGTTCGAGGAGCAGCCGCTGGCGGCCCACCTGGAGGACCTGGCCTGGCTGGAGGCGGTGGCCCGCGCCCACCACGGGGTCGTCGACGCCGTGGCGGCCGGGACCACCGTGCTCCCGCTGCGGCTGGCCACCATCTACCGGGACGACGAGCGCGTCCTGGCCATGCTGCGGGCCGGCCGCGCGGCGTTCCGCTCGCGCCTCTCCCGCCTCGCGGGCCACGTCGAGTGGGGCGTCAAGGTCTACGCGGAGCCGTCCGCGGCGGTGGGCGCGGCCACGGGCGGGGCGGCGCCGGGCGGCGCCGGTGAGGAGCCGGAGCTGTCGCCGGGACGGGCGTACCTGCGCGGCCGTCGGCACGAGCGCAGCGCCCGGGACGCGGCGCACCGTGCGGCCGCCGATGCCGTGCGGCGCGTCCACGAGGCGGCCCTCGCGCACGCCGCCGAGCACGTGCGGCACCGGGTCCAGCAGGGGCCGCTGGCGCGGGGCTCGTCCGAGAACGTCAGCAATGACGCGTACCTGGTGCCGTCCGGCCGGTCCGACGCCTTCCTGGCGGCCGTCCGGGAGGCCGCGACCGGGGGCGAAGGGGGTGGCGGCGCGCCGGTGCGGGCCGAGATCACCGGCCCGTGGGCGCCCTACTCGTTCGCGATGGGTGCCCCCGAATCGGATGGGGGCCCGGCGGGCGGGGGCGTGGGGCGGGAGGAGGCGGCTTCCGGATGA
- a CDS encoding SRPBCC family protein, with product MTDGNDGNGAKGAKGAKGTDAAAGPGDRLKDELRAYLEARADRAVTGLGERLGEATKQLGDPGNSLGNVLGTLSKGGEALSKGKSPGGAAASMALSHVAGGVKDKVSGLVGKITGKGGKSGKGETRGKSVVIIEDIDVGVPVRQAYDQWTQFQEFGRFAKGVVNVEQSDEVTSNWQAKVAKSNRSWQAKTLEQIPDERIVWSSEGAKGTTKGAVTFHPLGDNLTKVLLVLEYFPKGLFEKTGNIWRAQGRRARLDLKLFRKFVTMQGEPAEGWRGEIRDGEVVRDHDEAVEEEERDKERDEDEDENGEYEDDDREYEDEADEDEDEEYEDGDEEDEDRGRASGRGRRDPYRDDDEAYERELEEDGEDDWEDDDETRDDDDWDDAEDEGTYEEERPRRRAGTRR from the coding sequence ATGACCGACGGCAACGACGGCAACGGCGCCAAGGGCGCCAAGGGCGCCAAGGGCACGGACGCGGCAGCAGGCCCGGGTGACCGGCTCAAGGACGAGCTGCGGGCGTACCTGGAGGCCCGGGCCGACCGTGCGGTCACCGGCCTGGGCGAGCGTCTCGGCGAAGCGACCAAGCAGCTGGGCGACCCGGGCAATTCCCTGGGCAACGTCCTCGGCACGCTCTCCAAGGGCGGGGAAGCCCTGAGCAAGGGCAAGTCGCCCGGCGGGGCGGCGGCGTCCATGGCGCTGTCGCACGTGGCCGGCGGGGTGAAGGACAAGGTGTCCGGCCTGGTCGGCAAGATCACCGGGAAGGGCGGCAAGAGCGGCAAGGGCGAGACCCGCGGCAAGAGCGTCGTGATCATCGAGGACATCGACGTCGGGGTCCCCGTACGCCAGGCGTACGACCAGTGGACGCAGTTCCAGGAGTTCGGGCGCTTCGCCAAGGGCGTGGTGAACGTCGAGCAGTCGGACGAGGTGACCAGCAACTGGCAGGCCAAGGTCGCCAAGTCCAACCGCAGCTGGCAGGCGAAGACCCTCGAACAGATCCCGGACGAGCGGATCGTCTGGTCCTCCGAGGGCGCCAAGGGCACCACCAAGGGTGCCGTGACCTTCCACCCCCTGGGCGACAACCTCACCAAGGTGCTGCTGGTCCTGGAGTACTTCCCCAAGGGGCTCTTCGAGAAGACCGGCAACATCTGGCGCGCGCAGGGCCGGCGGGCACGCCTGGACCTGAAGCTCTTCCGCAAGTTCGTCACCATGCAGGGCGAGCCCGCCGAGGGCTGGCGCGGCGAGATCCGCGACGGCGAGGTGGTCCGCGACCACGACGAGGCCGTGGAGGAGGAGGAACGGGACAAGGAGAGGGACGAGGACGAGGACGAGAACGGCGAGTACGAGGACGACGACCGGGAGTACGAGGACGAAGCGGACGAGGACGAGGACGAGGAGTACGAGGACGGGGACGAGGAGGACGAGGACCGGGGCCGCGCCTCCGGCCGGGGGCGCCGCGACCCGTACCGGGACGACGACGAGGCGTACGAGCGGGAGCTGGAGGAGGACGGCGAGGACGACTGGGAGGACGACGACGAGACCCGGGACGACGACGACTGGGACGACGCCGAGGACGAAGGGACCTACGAAGAGGAACGCCCACGCCGCCGGGCCGGAACCCGGCGCTGA
- a CDS encoding GvpL/GvpF family gas vesicle protein — protein MAVYVYAITPAGHPLGLDGVTGVGEPPEPLRVVTEGDLAAVVSDAPENLRAKRRDVLAHQTVLQELLGQGGVLPLRFGALAPDDQAVCDALRDRADNYRERLTALDGCAEFHLKASCEEDVLLSDVLRESEDARRMNEEIRSGQGGQDLKISLGELVATEITARREALASGVTEALSPLARELRVSEAAGDDFISTSFLVERARQNAFLEREAELVGEYGEDFDFRLHGPLPPYSFV, from the coding sequence ATGGCGGTCTATGTGTACGCGATCACGCCGGCGGGCCACCCGCTGGGCCTGGACGGTGTCACGGGCGTCGGCGAGCCGCCGGAACCGTTGCGGGTCGTGACGGAGGGCGACCTCGCCGCCGTCGTCAGTGACGCCCCGGAGAACCTGCGGGCCAAGCGCCGCGACGTCCTCGCGCACCAGACGGTCCTCCAGGAACTCCTCGGCCAGGGTGGCGTCCTGCCTCTGCGCTTCGGCGCGCTCGCGCCCGACGACCAGGCCGTGTGCGACGCCCTGAGGGACCGCGCCGACAACTACCGGGAGCGGCTCACGGCCCTCGACGGCTGCGCGGAGTTCCACCTGAAGGCGTCGTGCGAGGAGGACGTCCTGCTGAGCGACGTCCTGCGGGAGTCCGAGGACGCACGGCGCATGAACGAGGAGATCCGCAGTGGCCAGGGCGGCCAGGACCTCAAGATTTCCCTGGGTGAACTGGTGGCCACCGAGATCACCGCCCGCCGCGAGGCCCTGGCCTCCGGCGTGACGGAGGCGCTGAGCCCGCTGGCGCGCGAGCTGCGGGTGTCGGAGGCCGCCGGTGACGACTTCATCAGCACGTCCTTCCTCGTCGAGCGGGCCCGGCAGAACGCCTTCCTGGAGCGGGAGGCGGAACTCGTCGGCGAGTACGGGGAGGACTTCGACTTCCGGCTGCACGGGCCACTGCCGCCCTACAGCTTCGTCTAG
- a CDS encoding gas vesicle protein: MTMDVPPAADGTDPPLPERQVALIDLLDRLLTGGVVITGDVVLSIADIDLVRVSLRALIVSISEENPAPWNRHAV; the protein is encoded by the coding sequence ATGACCATGGACGTACCGCCCGCCGCGGACGGGACCGACCCGCCCCTGCCGGAGCGGCAGGTCGCGCTGATCGACCTGCTGGACCGGCTGCTGACCGGAGGTGTGGTGATCACCGGTGACGTGGTCCTGTCGATCGCCGACATCGACCTCGTACGGGTCTCTCTGCGGGCCCTGATCGTGTCGATCAGCGAGGAGAACCCCGCGCCCTGGAACCGCCATGCCGTCTGA
- a CDS encoding gas vesicle protein GvpG, with protein MGLFTQLVTLPLAPVRGVGWVVQRVTEAAEEEYYDSRPVVKALADLEQELTSGRIDQETFDRREDELLDRLEEIQRFWDDREP; from the coding sequence ATGGGGCTCTTCACCCAGCTGGTCACCCTCCCCCTCGCGCCCGTCCGGGGAGTCGGATGGGTCGTACAGAGAGTCACCGAGGCCGCGGAGGAGGAGTACTACGACTCCCGCCCCGTGGTGAAGGCGCTCGCCGACCTGGAACAGGAACTGACATCCGGACGGATCGACCAGGAGACCTTCGACCGTCGCGAGGACGAGTTGCTGGACCGGCTCGAGGAGATCCAGCGCTTCTGGGACGACCGCGAACCATGA
- a CDS encoding gas vesicle protein K, with protein sequence MPSDADRYREVADAAARAFRLLPAAPGELPRRDDPRPPHPARRINADPDTVERDLMKLVLTLVELLRQLMERQALHRVEAGDLTEEEEERLGSTLMLLHDRMTGLCARYGLTMDDLNLDLGPLGTLLPPPESGQNRT encoded by the coding sequence ATGCCGTCTGACGCCGACCGCTACCGGGAGGTGGCCGACGCGGCCGCCCGTGCCTTCCGGCTGCTCCCGGCGGCACCGGGTGAGCTGCCCCGCCGCGACGACCCCCGGCCGCCGCACCCGGCCCGGCGGATCAACGCCGACCCGGACACGGTGGAGCGGGACCTGATGAAGTTGGTGCTGACCCTCGTCGAGTTGCTGCGGCAGCTGATGGAGCGGCAGGCGCTGCACCGGGTGGAGGCCGGGGACCTCACCGAGGAGGAGGAAGAGCGCCTGGGGTCGACCCTGATGCTCCTGCACGACCGGATGACCGGTCTGTGCGCCCGGTACGGCCTCACCATGGACGACCTCAACCTCGATCTCGGCCCCCTGGGGACGCTGCTGCCTCCCCCGGAGTCTGGACAGAATCGTACATAA